One Polynucleobacter sp. SHI8 genomic window, TGGTTGGTTTCAAAATATGAGAACTCGGCATGCCATGCAGAGGCAAACCGATTCGATGGCCATCATAAACTACCGGTAGTTTGTCTTGAGCTCCAGCAAGTGAAAGTCGATAGCCTTCTCCATCACCCGCAAGCATGGGTCGAAGGGGTAACTCTTCTAAGGTGTGAAGTAGTTCTGATTCGCTTAGCCATTTAATATTTTTCGAAGCATCATTTAAATGAGGTGACAGTAATTTTTCTTGGGGCCTGATAAAGCTCACTGCACCTGCACACTCACCACCAATGATGTCTAGTAAAGAAAAATCGTTTTGAAGCGAAATATGGAATTCTTTCGCAATAAGTCGACGTGGGCGTCCTTCTGGAAGTAAACCAGAAAAAAAAGGGCGAGCTAAGTTATCGTCGAAAACCTTCTCTTGCAATGGCAGTGAGTGGGACAGAGGTTGAGCATGAATGTCACTTAACCAATCAGACGTATAACAAAAACTGAGTTTTCCTTTATCCAAAGATAAGTAACCAACTAGGTGATTAAACAACCAAACGGCTAATGTATTACTCTCCATCGTTTAAACCTTTAAGGCCACCGATATGAATGTCGCCACCTAAAGCGTGTAATACTTGAAGCATACGTTCGAGTTGTATCGTCGGTTTCCCAGCCTCTAAATCAACAATAAACCGGACACCTACACCAGCTGCTAAAGCTAACTGGGGTTGAGTCAAAGCGAGTTTCTTGCGCGCCAATCGCACTGCGTTTCCGATTTGTGAGGAGGACTCCATTTTTACCATTGCCATAAAAATTCCCTTTCGGGAAATTATAGCATGTAAAACGGTATTATCTACATAAATTACCCTATCGGGAAATTGTAGTATTTAAAAGGTTAAAATCATCAAAAATTACCCGTTCGGTAAATTAATTGCGATGTAGATTTCGAAGTAATATATAAACTAATTCCAAAAATACTTCGGAGACTGACATGCCTAGAAAGTTTGTTGATATTTCTATTTTTTTAGAAAATGATGTACTGAGCGATCCCCCATCCTTCAAGCCGAAGATTGAATACTTCACTCATCAAGATACGGTCGAGCGAATTGCTACCTTTTTTCCCGGCTTACAAAAAAATGATTTACCAGATGGTGAGGGATGGGCGGTTGAAGTGGCAACGATTTCAACGCATAACGGCACGCATTTAGATGCCCCTTATCATTTTCATAGCACCATGGATAAAGCTTTAGGTGAGCAGAAAAAATCCAAAACGATTGATGAAGTTCCACTGGAGTGGTGTTTCCAACCTGGTGTGAAATTAGATTTTCGTCATTTTGCAGATGGCTATGTGGTGACAGCAAAAGATGTTGAAGAAGAGCTCAAACGAATCCATCATGAATTAAAGCCATTAGAAATCGTTGTTGTGAATACGCGCGCTGGTTCGAGATATGGGCAAGATGATTATGTGAGTTCAGGATGTGGTATGGGTTACGAGGCAACGATGTATTTACTTGAACGCGGCATACGATTAACCGGTATTGATGGCTGGAGTTGGGATGCGCCGTTTGTGCATACACAAAAAAAATTCGAAAGCACACAAGATTCCAGTTTGATCTGGGAAGGCCATAAAGCAGGGAGGGATATTGGTTACTGTCATCTAGAAAAACTACACAATCTTGAAGCATTACCTGCAGATGGTTTTTATATCAGTTGTTTTCCTCACAAAATACGAGGAGCATCCGCAGGCTGGACACGCGCAGTAGCCATTTTTGACGATGTTTTACAAGCAAGTCAGCCGTAAATAATCAAGTAATTTAGGGTTTTCATGAAGATTGCATGATAATTAAGTTATGCAATCATTGAATAGCACAACTATCGCTACCCTTGAAAATGTGACATTTTCATATGCACCTCAAGAAAGAAATATTCTTGAAGGGTTAAACATGTCTTTTGCCAAGGGTAAATTAACCGCAGTCATGGGTGGGTCAGGTTGCGGTAAGACAACAGTATTGCGCCTACTGGGCGGTCAGGTTAGAGCAAACTCGGGCAAAGTACTTTTTGAAAACGAAGATATTGGCTTACTGAATAATGAAGGCTTAATACAAATAAGACGCAAAATGGGTATGTTGTTTCAGTTTGGCGCACTATTCACAGATATGAGTGTTTTTGAAAACGTAGCTTTTCCTTTACGCGAACATACACCCCTAGATGAGCAGACGATAACTGATCTCGTGATGCTCAAGCTCAATGCCGTTGGGCTGCGTAATGCAAGAGATTTAATGCCCTCGCAAATTTCTGGGGGGATGGCAAGAAGAGTTGCATTTGCGAGAGCAGTGGCACTCGATCCACCACTGATTATGTACGATGAGCCCTTTGCTGGTTTAGATCCCATTGCACTTGGGGTTACCGCCAGACTCATTAAAGAAATGAATAACGCCTTGGGGGCGACGAGTATTTTGGTGACTCATGACGTACCAGAGACCTTTGGCATCGCCGATTATGTTTACTTTATAGCGAATGGCAAAATAGCTGCCGAAGGCACACCTGCTGAATTAATGAAGTCCGAGGACTTATTCGTCAGGCAATTTATAGACGCTCAGCCAGATGGACCTGTACCTTTTCATTACCCAGGGAAAACCTTGCAAGACGATTTTGGTATAAAGGGAGCCGCATCATGATGGGTGAATTGGTTAACCGGATTACCCGTTTGGGTAGTTTTGTGCGCTCGAATATTGCAGGAATTGGTCATGCGACAAAGATGTTCACCACTGTTATTAGCAGATCGACAGGCCTTCTTAAACGTTTTCGTTTAGTGAGTGATCAGGTATTTTTTCTTGGAAATTATTCCTTTGTCATTATTGCTGTGTCAGGCCTATTTGTTGGTTTTGTTTTGGGGCTACAAGGTTATTACACACTCAATCGATATGGGTCTGAGCAAGCTTTAGGTCTGCTTGTTGCACTTTCATTAACTAGAGAACTAGGTCCAGTGGTCACAGCACTATTATTTGCGGGTCGAGCTGGAACCTCACTCACCGCTGAAATAGGTTTAATGAAAGCCGGTGAACAGTTATCTGCCATGGAAATGATGGCTGTTGATCCAGTTGCAAGAGTGATTGCACCACGTTTTTGGGCTGGGGTTATAGCCATGCCAATTTTGGCGGCTATTTTTAGTGCAGTAGGGATTGTTGGCGGTTATTTAGTTGGCGTGCCTCTCATAGGAGTTGATTCCGGGGCTTTTTGGTCACAAATGCAGGGCGGGGTTGATGTTCTTAAAGATGTTGGAAATGGGGTAATTAAAAGTGTGGTTTTTGGCATTGCAGTAACTTTCATCGCCCTATATCAAGGCTATGAATCTAAGCCAACACCTGAAGGAGTATCCCTTGCGACAACCAGAACCGTAGTGATTTCATCTTTAGCCGTTTTAGCTTTGGATTTTTTATTAACTGCTGTCATGTTTTCTACTTAAGATGGTTTAAATCAAAGTGATTGGATTATGAAAAAAAATTCTTTAGATTTTTGGGTTGGTTTATTTGTCGTTACAGGCTTTGTAGCGCTCTTATTTTTAGCGCTCAAGGCTGGCAACATGAGCTCATTTAGCTTTGCAAAAAATTACAGCGTCACGGCAAAATTTGACAATATTGGTGGCTTAAAGCCACGTGCTCCAGTAAAAAGTGCTGGCGTTGTCGTGGGCAGAGTTGCCGCTATTCAGTTTGACGATAAAACTTATCAAGCCACTGTAATCTTAAATTTAGAAGAAAACTTTCATTTTCCGAAAGATTCTTCTGCCAAAATATTGACTTCAGGTTTGTTGGGAGAGCAATATATTGGAATCGAGGCAGGTGGCGATGACCAGATGTTGGCTCAGGGAAGTAAAATCACACAAACTCAGTCAGCGATTGTGCTAGAAAATTTAATCAGCCAATTTTTGTATAACAAAGCCGCAGATGCTGGAAAAGAAAAAGATTAATAATGAAAATATTACCCAGTCACTGGAAAAAATATCTCCAGATTCTTCTGTTAGGAGTAATGACTACCGTATTTGTTGGTTGTGCATCCATTCCTGAAGGGCAACCTAGATCAAAAAAAGATCCTTGGGAGCTAGTGAACCGTAATGTTTTCTCGTTCAACGAGAGTTTAGATAAGTATTTGGTCAAACCGTTAACGCAAACTTATGAGTTTATAGTTCCAGAATTTATACGTAATCGACTCTCTAATGTATTTGCAAACATTGGTGATGTCTATACAGCCGTGAATCAATTACTTCAAGGTAAACCCAAGACAGCTTTTGATGATTTAACTAGGGTGATTATTAATACTACGATGGGTATTGGTGGTATTTTTGATGTGGCAACCGACGCTGGTCTAGAAAAACACAATGAAGATTTTGGACAAACATTTGGTGTCTGGGGCATTGGAGATGGACCTTATATGGTCTTACCCTTACTCGGTCCTAGCAACGTCAGAGATACAGTTGGTTGGTTTGCTGATTTACAAACGGATATCTTAATTAACTATATCAACGATATCCCCCTCAGAAATACCATTACTGGGGTAAGGGTGATTGACCAACGCTCTAAATATTTAAACTCTTCCAACTTGCTTGAGGAAGCTGCATTTGATAAATACACCTTTGTGCGTGATGCCTATATTCAAAGAAGAAGAAATCGTATTTATGACGGCAATCCTCCACTGATTGAAGAAGATGACGATATTCCAGAGGAAATGTTGGAGAAAGAAGAAAGTCGCATTCGTTAATAGATAACATCAAAAAAGATTTAAAATGAAAGGTCTATAAAAAAGGTTAACGATGAAACATACTTCTGCCAAATTAATGACTATGCCAACGTTGTTGCTAAAACTCCGCTATTGGATACTCGCAATGATGTTGATAGCCACCATGCTTGTAACTAAAGCGCCGTTTGCACAGCCGATTGATGCAACTCCAGATGGCCTCGTTAAAACCTTGGTTTCTGATGTGATGAATAGCATTAAATTAGACAAAGATATTCAAGCAGGGAATGTGAATAAAGTGATGGCACTCGTTGATGCAAAAATTGTGCCTTACACGAATTTTCAAAAAACAACACAACTCGCGATGGGAAAAAATTGGAGTCGTGCGACACCTGAACAACAAAAGCAAATTACTACCGAGTTCAAGACTTTATTGATGCGCACGTATGCGGGTGCTCTGACCCAAGTAAAAGATCAAACCGTGACCTATAAACCTTTTCGCATGGACCCAACCGACACTGAAGTCGTGGTGAAAACTCAGGTTATGAATAAGGGCGATGCCATCCAGATTGATTATCGCCTAGAAAAAGTCGGTGAAACCTGGAGGCTCTATGACTTGAATGTTTTAGGAGCTTGGTTAATTGAGGCGTATCGTGGCCAATTTAACAACCAAATTAGTGCCAATGGCATTGACGGCTTACTCAAGTTTTTACAAGACCGTAATGCTGCTTTAGCGAAAGCCAAGTAATGATTCTTTTACCCAATGTGGTGAATCATCAAAATGCGATAGAAGTTCGTCAGAATGGTTTGAAGCAACTTCAGGCGCAAGAGGGTCAAATTGACGCGTCGGCTTTGCTTGAATTTGATTCATCGATCATTGCAGTTTTTTTAGCATGGCTACGCATCAACCCAAATCTACAAATTGTGAGTGCCCCCGATAAGCTTCAAGTCTTATCAAAAGTCTATGGTTTGGATGACATACTTCAATTAAAAGGACCCGTGGGTATCTAATGTCTGCATTATCAATTCGTGCGGTAAAAAAAAGTTATGGAGACTTAGTTGCCTTAGATGGTGTTTCCCTTGAAGTAGAACAAGGTGAGTTCTTTGGTTTGCTCGGGCCAAATGGCGCAGGTAAAACCACTTTAATTTCGAGTATGGCTGGCTTATGTACCCCTGATTCAGGCACTATTGAAGTCATGGGGCATGATGTGCAAAAAGATTTTCGTCTAGCGCGTCGAAAGTTAGGTGTTGTGCCACAAGAATTAGTATTTGATCCCTTTTTTACCGTTCGTGAAACCTTGACCTTTCAGTCGGGCTATTTTGGCCTGAGTAAAAATGACGATTGGATCGACGAGATCATGGCCAATCTCGACTTAACCAATAAAGCAAATGCCAATATGCGTTCTTTGTCTGGTGGAATGAAGCGTCGCGTCTTAGTAGCTCAAGCCCTAGTGCATCGCCCTCCCGTCATTATTTTGGATGAACCTACAGCCGGTGTAGATGTGGAGTTAAGGCAATCTTTGTGGCAGTTTATTAGCCGACTCAATCAAGCAGGACATACCATTGTTCTTACTACGCATTATCTTGAAGAAGCAGAATCCCTCTGTGGGCGGATTGCGATGCTCAAGCAAGGTCGTGTTGTTGCACTCGATACAACACAAAATTTACTTGCTAAACATCGCCCACCTGGAATGCCAGCGAAGATTTTGGGTGATGATGGCGCCGCCGATTTAGAGGCTGTCTTTGTAAAAATCATGGCGGAGTCAAAATAAATGGAACAAGTAAAACCCCTCATTCCGGTAAGTGTCTTACCTGAAGCAAGCATCCAAAGTGGCTTTCCGGCTTTATTTCGTAAAGAGGTAAGACGATTTTATAGTGTGGCATTTCAGACAGTGGGAGCGCCCATATTAACGGCTGTATTGTATTTATTGATTTTTGGGCATATTTTGGCAAATAGCCCCAAAATTTACGGTTATGAATACGCCGCATTTCTGATCCCAGGCCTAGTGATGATGAGTATTTTGCAAAATGCATTTGCAAATACATCGTCTTCATTGATTCAATCCAAGATTACCGGTAATTTAGTATTTGTCTTGTTAGCTCCCTTATCTCATATCGAGTTTTTTGCCGCTTATGTGGGGGCGGCCATGATTCGAGGGTTATCTGTTGGTTGCGGTGTTTTTATGGTCACGATTTGGTTTACAAAGATTCCTTTTGAAGCACCTATTTGGATACTCATATTTGCCTTATTAGGTTCTGCTTTATTGGGTTCGATGGGATTAATTGCCGGTATTTGGGCTGATAAATTTGATCAGCTAGCGGCCTCACAAAACTTTATCATCATGCCCGCCACCATGCTTTCAGGAGTTTTTTACTCGATTCATTCATTACCAGCGTTCTGGCTAACCGTATCTCATTTCAACCCATTCTTTTATATGATTGATGGATTTAGGTATGGTTTTTTTGGGGATTCTGACGTTTCACCGTATCATAGCTTGCTAGTATTGCTTATTTGTATGTTGCTAGTCACTTGGCTAGCGCTGAGCATGCTTAAAAAAGGTTATAAATTAAGGCATTAATAGAAGAGAGAAGTCATGATGTATCCAACACCAGAACAAATTAAAGCGTATATTCTTGAAGGACTCAATTGCACTCATATCTCCCTTGAGGGAGATGGACAGCATTTTTTTGCTACCATCGTCAGTCCAGAGTTCGAAGGACTTCGACCGATTGCACGCCATCAAAAAGTATATGCAGCATTGGGTGAACGAATGAAAGAGGAGATTCATGCACTTTCGTTTAAAACACTCACTCCTGAAGAGTTTGAGAAAAAAGCCTAGTTTTTTATAGGTGTTTTATTTGCCATATAAAAATGAGCATCAAGCAGAATCACCTTTTTATTTTTTTAGAGAATTGGTATGGATAAGTTATTAATTAGAGGTGGTCATGCCCTCTACGGAGATGTAAAAATTGCCGGGGCTAAGAATGCGGCCCTACCGATCTTATGCGCCGCATTATTAACGGCTGAAAAATTAACTTTACGTAATCTGCCAGATTTACAAGATGTTAGAACCATGCTCAAATTGCTCACGCAGATGGGTGTCGAAGTTCAGTTCCCCAACCCAGATGATCGTTCAGTGGTTGAGTTGCAGGCAAAGCATATTGAAAAAGCCGAAGCGACCTATGAGATGGTCAAAACGATGCGAGCTTCCATTTTGGTGTTAGGACCACTGTTAGCAAGATTCGGTAATGCACGAGTTTCCTTGCCTGGAGGATGCGCGATTGGAGCCCGCCCGGTTGATCAGCACATCAAGGGTATGCAAAAGATGGGCGCCACTATGCAAATACAACATGGTTACATACAGGCGGATGCACCCAAGCCAAATAATCAACTGCATGGTGCGCATATCTTGACCGATATGATTACCGTAACAGGTACGGAAAACTTAATGATGGCAGCTGTTTTGGCCAATGGCATTACGTATTTAGAAAACGCAGCTCGTGAGCCAGAGGTTACAGATTTAGCCTTATTACTCAATCAAATGGGCGCCAAAATTACAGGTATTGGTACCGATCACCTCAAGATTGAAGGGGTTAAAACATTACACGGAACGGATTATCAGATCATTGCCGACCGAATTGAGACGGGCACATTTTTGTGCGCTGTTGCCGCTACCGGTGGAGAAATCACTATCCATCATTGTCGGCCAGACACACTTGATGCTGTCCTGACCAAGTTAACGGAAGCTGGTTTACATATGGACGTGGGTAGCGATACGATCAAAGCAACCATGAAGAATCGTCCCAAGCCCGTCAGCTTTAGAACCTCAGAATACCCAGCATTTCCGACAGATATGCAAGCGCAGTTTATGGCCTTGAACACAATTGCTTTGGGTAGTTCGCGTGTCACGGAAACTATTTTTGAGAATCGTTTTATGCATGTTCAAGAGATGAATCGATTGGGTGCGCAAATTGGTATTGAAGGTAACACGGCTATGATTGAGGGAGTTGAATACCTCTCTGGAGCGAATGTCATGGCAACCGATTTAAGAGCTTCTGCTAGTTTAGTCATTGCTGGTTTAGTTGCAAGTGGCGAGACACTCATTGAACGAATCTATCATTTAGATCGTGGTTATGACCGCATGGAGCGCAAGTTAAGTGCTCTAGGAGCCGATATTACAAGGGTTCAATAAGCGATTTTCCAAAATTGCTTAGCCTGTAGGATAATAAAGATATGTTGACACTCGCCCTATCAAAAGGAAGAATCTTTGAAGAAACCATGCCCATGCTTGAACGGGCGGGTATTTCTATTGCAGAAAATCCAGACACAACGCGCAAGTTAATTATCAAAACTTCGCACACCAATCTCCAAATCATTATTGTGCGGGCCTCAGATGTACCAACTTATGTACAGTTTGGCGCCGCTGATATTGGGGTGGCGGGTAAAGATGTCTTGCTTGAAAACGGCGTTGAAGGTTTGTATGTGCCCATTGATTTAGGCATTGCTAAATGCAGAATGTCGGTTGCGACCAAAGAAGGGTTTGATTACAACTCGGCGGTTAAACAAGGTGCGCGATTAAAAATTGCATCAAAATATGTGCAATGTGCTCGAGAGCATTTTGCGAACAAGGGCGTCCATGTTGACATGATTAAGCTTTATGGCTCTATGGAACTAGCCCCACTGGTTGGTTTGGCGGATGCCATTGTGGACTTGGTCTCAACGGGAAGTACCTTAAAAGCCAATCACCTCGTTGAGGTTGAAACCATTATGCAAATCAGCGCTCAGTTGATTGTCAATCAAGCGGCACATAAAAGACACCGTTCCGAGATGCAAGAGTTTTTAGATGCGTTTGCCCAAGCCACAAGAAATTAAACATCATGATGCAACGACTCACCACTCAAAGTGCAGATTTTGATGCACAGCTAAAAAACCTTCTGCATATTTCTGAAGAGGACTCAAGTTCGATCGAGCAAACCGTGGTGAATATTTTGCGTGAAGTGCAGAGTACCGGTGATGAGGCTGTTCTCAACCTGACCAAACAATTTGATCGACTTAGTGCGTCTTCAATGAGCGATTTAGAGTTGACCAAAGAACAAATGAAAAATGCTTTTGAGCAGTTACCCCAAGAGCAAAAAAGTGCTTTAGAAGCCGCAGCGCATCGCGTAAAGATTTACCATGAGCGTCAAATGATTGAATCCGGTTGTCATTCTTGGGAATACACCGAAGAAGATGGCACCAAACTTGGACAACAGGTAACACCGCTAGACCGAGTGGGTTTATATGTTCCTGGCGGAAAGGCAGCCTATCCCTCATCAGTCCTAATGAATGCGATTCCTGCAAAAGTGGCAGGAGTTAAAGAAGTGATTATGGTGGTCCCAACTCCAGATGGCACGCAGAACTCTTTAGTATTAGCCGCCGCTTATGTTGCTGGCGTTGATCGTGCTTTTACTATTGGTGGAGCACAGGCAATTGGCGCACTAGCATATGGCACAGCCACAATCCCCGCAGTGGATAAGATTGTTGGCCCCGGAAACGCTTATGTAGCTTGTGCTAAAAAACGTGTATTTGGTACGGTTGGCATCGATATGATTGCAGGCCCATCAGAAATTTTAGTGATTTGTGATGGCACAACAGATCCTGATTGGGTAGCCATGGACTTGTTTTCCCAAGCAGAGCATGATGAGTTAGCCCAATCGATATTGCTTTGTCCTGATGTGTCATTTATTGAAGCCGTTGCAAAAAGTATCGACAAACTACTCCCACACATGCCACGTAAAGAAGTTATCAAAACCTCTTTATCAACACGAGGCATCATGATTCTTGTGAAAGATATGCAAGAAGCATGTGAGATATCGAATTACATCGCACCCGAGCATATGGAAATATCATCCACAAATCCACGCGCATTATTGCCATTGATTCGTCATGCAGGAGCCATTTTTCTGGGTAAATATACGAGTGAGTCATTGGGGGATTATTGTGCAGGACCCAATCACGTACTACCCACATCACGCACAGCAAGGTTTTCATCACCACTTGGCGTGTATGACTTTGTCAAACGATCGAGTTTGATCGAGGTCAGCGAAGAAGGTGCAAATACCTTAGGGAAAATTGCTAATACCTTAGCATTAGGTGAAGGTTTACAAGCGCACGCGATGGCAGCGCAAATGCGCCTAAAAAAATAAACCGAGTTTTACAAAATTAGGGTGTTCAATGAGCAATTCAGATGGAAGTATATTGTTTAAATTCCATTCAAAAGATACCTCATTTGGGGTTACACGTGCCACGGTTAAAGCTATAGCAAAAGAATTAGATATCAATGAAACTCAAGCGATTCACTTAGCTTTATCTAAATTTGCCGCAGATATCTTTTCAGCTTATGAGGCAGATGATGGACCCTTAACCACCAAACAAATAAAAATGTTGCGTGATGATGCTGAAAAAACAGTTACCAAAAGGGAATCTGATATCACGCAGAGACTTATTTGCATGACCTGAGGTGTTCCCTACATAGAGTGCCTTAAAAAACTAAGCCTGCAAAAGTTGTTTTAAAGCACGAAGCAAGTCAGCACATTCACGTTCAGTTCCAATTGTGATACGAACATATTGATCAATCCGTGGCGCATTAAAGTGACGTACAAGGATTTTTTGATCACGTAAACCTTGGTAAATCTCTTGCCCTGTTAATTTGGGATGGGAGGTAAACACAAAGTTAGCCACAGAAGGCAGTGTCTTAAAACCTAAGGCTTCTAATTCAGGAACTAGCTTATTTCTACTATCAATCACTTTTTGACTCGTGTTCTTTAAATGAACTTGATCAGATACTGCTGCTTGAGCTCCCGCTTGAGCAAGACGATCTAGAGGATATGAATTAAAACTATTTTTCACACGCTCAAGACCCTCAATTAATTGCGGGTGTCCCATCGCATATCCCACACGTAAGCCTGCTAAGGAGCGTGATTTGGATAAGCTATGTGTCACCAGTAAATTATCATATTGATTGATCAGAGCAACAGAGGACTGTGCTCCAAAATCAACATAAGCCTCATCAATCACCACCACGCTATTGCGGTTGGCTTTAAGTAAACGTTCGATTTCATCAAGAGGAATACCTTGTCCAGTTGGCGCATTTGGATTCGGGAAAATAATGCCACCATTGATGGGGTGGGCAATATAGTC contains:
- a CDS encoding helix-turn-helix transcriptional regulator, whose product is MAMVKMESSSQIGNAVRLARKKLALTQPQLALAAGVGVRFIVDLEAGKPTIQLERMLQVLHALGGDIHIGGLKGLNDGE
- a CDS encoding cyclase family protein, whose amino-acid sequence is MPRKFVDISIFLENDVLSDPPSFKPKIEYFTHQDTVERIATFFPGLQKNDLPDGEGWAVEVATISTHNGTHLDAPYHFHSTMDKALGEQKKSKTIDEVPLEWCFQPGVKLDFRHFADGYVVTAKDVEEELKRIHHELKPLEIVVVNTRAGSRYGQDDYVSSGCGMGYEATMYLLERGIRLTGIDGWSWDAPFVHTQKKFESTQDSSLIWEGHKAGRDIGYCHLEKLHNLEALPADGFYISCFPHKIRGASAGWTRAVAIFDDVLQASQP
- a CDS encoding ABC transporter ATP-binding protein codes for the protein MQSLNSTTIATLENVTFSYAPQERNILEGLNMSFAKGKLTAVMGGSGCGKTTVLRLLGGQVRANSGKVLFENEDIGLLNNEGLIQIRRKMGMLFQFGALFTDMSVFENVAFPLREHTPLDEQTITDLVMLKLNAVGLRNARDLMPSQISGGMARRVAFARAVALDPPLIMYDEPFAGLDPIALGVTARLIKEMNNALGATSILVTHDVPETFGIADYVYFIANGKIAAEGTPAELMKSEDLFVRQFIDAQPDGPVPFHYPGKTLQDDFGIKGAAS
- the mlaE gene encoding lipid asymmetry maintenance ABC transporter permease subunit MlaE, translated to MGELVNRITRLGSFVRSNIAGIGHATKMFTTVISRSTGLLKRFRLVSDQVFFLGNYSFVIIAVSGLFVGFVLGLQGYYTLNRYGSEQALGLLVALSLTRELGPVVTALLFAGRAGTSLTAEIGLMKAGEQLSAMEMMAVDPVARVIAPRFWAGVIAMPILAAIFSAVGIVGGYLVGVPLIGVDSGAFWSQMQGGVDVLKDVGNGVIKSVVFGIAVTFIALYQGYESKPTPEGVSLATTRTVVISSLAVLALDFLLTAVMFST
- the mlaD gene encoding outer membrane lipid asymmetry maintenance protein MlaD → MKKNSLDFWVGLFVVTGFVALLFLALKAGNMSSFSFAKNYSVTAKFDNIGGLKPRAPVKSAGVVVGRVAAIQFDDKTYQATVILNLEENFHFPKDSSAKILTSGLLGEQYIGIEAGGDDQMLAQGSKITQTQSAIVLENLISQFLYNKAADAGKEKD
- a CDS encoding VacJ family lipoprotein yields the protein MKILPSHWKKYLQILLLGVMTTVFVGCASIPEGQPRSKKDPWELVNRNVFSFNESLDKYLVKPLTQTYEFIVPEFIRNRLSNVFANIGDVYTAVNQLLQGKPKTAFDDLTRVIINTTMGIGGIFDVATDAGLEKHNEDFGQTFGVWGIGDGPYMVLPLLGPSNVRDTVGWFADLQTDILINYINDIPLRNTITGVRVIDQRSKYLNSSNLLEEAAFDKYTFVRDAYIQRRRNRIYDGNPPLIEEDDDIPEEMLEKEESRIR
- a CDS encoding ABC transporter substrate-binding protein, translating into MMLIATMLVTKAPFAQPIDATPDGLVKTLVSDVMNSIKLDKDIQAGNVNKVMALVDAKIVPYTNFQKTTQLAMGKNWSRATPEQQKQITTEFKTLLMRTYAGALTQVKDQTVTYKPFRMDPTDTEVVVKTQVMNKGDAIQIDYRLEKVGETWRLYDLNVLGAWLIEAYRGQFNNQISANGIDGLLKFLQDRNAALAKAK
- a CDS encoding STAS domain-containing protein, whose product is MILLPNVVNHQNAIEVRQNGLKQLQAQEGQIDASALLEFDSSIIAVFLAWLRINPNLQIVSAPDKLQVLSKVYGLDDILQLKGPVGI
- a CDS encoding ABC transporter ATP-binding protein, producing the protein MSALSIRAVKKSYGDLVALDGVSLEVEQGEFFGLLGPNGAGKTTLISSMAGLCTPDSGTIEVMGHDVQKDFRLARRKLGVVPQELVFDPFFTVRETLTFQSGYFGLSKNDDWIDEIMANLDLTNKANANMRSLSGGMKRRVLVAQALVHRPPVIILDEPTAGVDVELRQSLWQFISRLNQAGHTIVLTTHYLEEAESLCGRIAMLKQGRVVALDTTQNLLAKHRPPGMPAKILGDDGAADLEAVFVKIMAESK
- a CDS encoding ABC transporter permease, which produces MEQVKPLIPVSVLPEASIQSGFPALFRKEVRRFYSVAFQTVGAPILTAVLYLLIFGHILANSPKIYGYEYAAFLIPGLVMMSILQNAFANTSSSLIQSKITGNLVFVLLAPLSHIEFFAAYVGAAMIRGLSVGCGVFMVTIWFTKIPFEAPIWILIFALLGSALLGSMGLIAGIWADKFDQLAASQNFIIMPATMLSGVFYSIHSLPAFWLTVSHFNPFFYMIDGFRYGFFGDSDVSPYHSLLVLLICMLLVTWLALSMLKKGYKLRH
- a CDS encoding BolA family protein, with amino-acid sequence MYPTPEQIKAYILEGLNCTHISLEGDGQHFFATIVSPEFEGLRPIARHQKVYAALGERMKEEIHALSFKTLTPEEFEKKA
- the murA gene encoding UDP-N-acetylglucosamine 1-carboxyvinyltransferase; translation: MDKLLIRGGHALYGDVKIAGAKNAALPILCAALLTAEKLTLRNLPDLQDVRTMLKLLTQMGVEVQFPNPDDRSVVELQAKHIEKAEATYEMVKTMRASILVLGPLLARFGNARVSLPGGCAIGARPVDQHIKGMQKMGATMQIQHGYIQADAPKPNNQLHGAHILTDMITVTGTENLMMAAVLANGITYLENAAREPEVTDLALLLNQMGAKITGIGTDHLKIEGVKTLHGTDYQIIADRIETGTFLCAVAATGGEITIHHCRPDTLDAVLTKLTEAGLHMDVGSDTIKATMKNRPKPVSFRTSEYPAFPTDMQAQFMALNTIALGSSRVTETIFENRFMHVQEMNRLGAQIGIEGNTAMIEGVEYLSGANVMATDLRASASLVIAGLVASGETLIERIYHLDRGYDRMERKLSALGADITRVQ
- the hisG gene encoding ATP phosphoribosyltransferase: MLTLALSKGRIFEETMPMLERAGISIAENPDTTRKLIIKTSHTNLQIIIVRASDVPTYVQFGAADIGVAGKDVLLENGVEGLYVPIDLGIAKCRMSVATKEGFDYNSAVKQGARLKIASKYVQCAREHFANKGVHVDMIKLYGSMELAPLVGLADAIVDLVSTGSTLKANHLVEVETIMQISAQLIVNQAAHKRHRSEMQEFLDAFAQATRN